The nucleotide window CGGTTGCGCAGCAGCAATCGCCACGCCGAATCGGTCGACGCGCCACCGCTCGGCTCGGCGGTGGTGCCGGCGCCGGGCTCGGGAGGGTCGGGTGCGGTGAGGGTCATGACAGTCGAATCCTGGGATCGATGACGGCATAGAGGATGTCGACGACGAGGTTGACGACCAGGAAGATCACCGCGATGAGCAGGATCGCGCCCTGCAGCACCGGGTAGTCGCGGGCGGCGACCGAGTCGTAGACCAGCAGACCCAGTCCGGGCCAGGCGAACACGACCTCGACGACGATGACACCGCCGAGTAGACCCGCGAACTGGATACCGGAGATCGTCAGCACCGGCACGAGCGCGTTGCGGCCGACGTGATCGAGCAGAACCCGCTTGGTGCTCAACCCCTTCGACTTCGCGGTTGTCACGAACGGTGCGTTCACCACGTCGAGCACCGACGACCGCACGTACCGGGTCATGATCGCCCCGGTGACCACCCCGACCGTGATCGCCGGCAGCACCAGGTGTTCCAGCCAGCCGAGCGGGTCGTCGGCGAAGGGTTGGTATCCGGCCGACGGCAACCAGCCGAGCGCGGTGGAGAAGAGGCCGATCAGCAGGATGCCCATCCAGAAGTCCGGGACGGAGATGCCGAACTGGCTCACGACCCGAATCACGTTGTCGGCGAGGCGTCCTTCGCGCAACGCGGCCACGAAACCGAGTGGCAGTGCGATGAGCAGCGCGACGACGATGGCGGCGGACGCCAGCGTGATGGTGGCCGGCAGCCGGTCGAACAACATGGTGGTCACCGGCTCGCTGTTTCGGAAACTGACTCCCAGGTCGCCGGTGAAGGCGCTTCCGACGTAGTCGACGAGCTGGGTCGCGAGCGGTTGGTCCAGACCCGAGGCGTTGCGAAGGGCCTCATAGGATTCCGGCGTGTAGCGGGTGCCCAGCGCGATCCGCACGGGATCGCCCGGGACGATCTGCATCAGGAAGAACACCGCGACGATCACGCCGAGCAGCACGGCGACCGTGTAGAGCAACCGCACGAGGATGAAGCGCAGCAGCGGCGAGTGCAGTGCGGTCATCTCAGCTCCTCTCCAGCCGGGCGTCGCGGAACCGGATGGCCTTGTCGGAGCGGACGACGTATCCCTGGAGCTGTTTCACGAAGGCCTGCGTCGACGAGGGGTTGTAGAGGTACAGGTAGCTCACGTCGTCGGCGATGATGCTCGCGGCGTCGGCATAGATCCTCTTGCGGGCCTCGACGTCGAGTTCGGTGCGGCCGCTGTCCAAGAGCGCGTCGACCCTGGGGTTCGAGTACTTCTGCGCGTTCGAGGTGCCCTCGGAATGGTGCTGGGCGTAATAGAAGTCCTCCGGGTCGATGTTGCCGAGCCAGCCGAGCAGCAAGGCGTCGAAGTCGCCGGCCGCCTGGCGGTCGAGCCACGCCCCGAAGTCCAGTTGTTCGATCGCCACGTCGATCCCGACGTCACCGAGGTTCGACGCGATCACCTGCGCCGCCGTCACCGTCTCGGGGTACTCGGTGGTCACCATCAGTCGCATGTCGAGCCCACGGATGCCGGCCTGCCTGAGCAGTTCCTTGGATTTCGCGACAGCCGCGTCGCGGTCGAGTCCTGCGGTGTAGCGGTCGTAGGGGGCGAACCAGGGACTCGTCGACGGGATCGCCAGCTCGTTGGGCGTCGCGGTGCCGTATCCGACGACCTGGGCGATCGACTTCCGGTCGATGGCGTACGCAACCGCTTGGCGCACCCGGGTGTCCGCGAACGGCGTGGCGTCGAAGTTCATCGTGACGTACCAGTAGTCGTTGGCGACCACGGTGCCGACGTCGAGTGTGTCGTCGCGGCGCAGGATGCTCAGCTGCTGTGCGGGAATGGCGTCGGTCCAGTCGATTTCGCCGGATCTCAGTGCCGACACCGCGGTGGTGCCCTGCGAGATGAAGCTGAAGTGGACTCCGTCGACGGCGGGCGCGCCACCCCAGTAATCGGGATTGGACGCGAGCACGATGGACGCACCGGGCGACCGCGAGACGAAGGAGAACGGACCTGTCCCCACGGGTTTGGTGGCTATCTCACCCGATTCGACGTTGCGCCGGTTGACGATGGCCAACCCCTTGAACCCGCCGATGCTGGTGAGGAGGTTGGGCGTCGGTGCGTTGACGGTGAATCTGACCCGGTGTTCGTCGAGTGCGGTGATCGACTCGATGGCCTCGAGTTTGTATGCGTTGGACAGCTCTTCGTCGATGATCCGACGAAACGAGTATTCGACGTCGGCCGCGGTGAGCGGGTCGCCGTTGTGGAACGTGACCCCGTTGCGCAGCGTGAAATCCCATTGCCGGCCGTCGGCGCTGATCTCCCAGCTCTCCGCCAGGGCTGGGCGCATCTGCAGCTGATCGTCGGGTTCGACGAGCGTGTCGAAGACGTTCTCGAGTACTTCGAAGGTGAAGTAGGAGCTCGACTTCTGCGGATCGAGCTGGT belongs to Gordonia sp. KTR9 and includes:
- a CDS encoding ABC transporter permease — translated: MTALHSPLLRFILVRLLYTVAVLLGVIVAVFFLMQIVPGDPVRIALGTRYTPESYEALRNASGLDQPLATQLVDYVGSAFTGDLGVSFRNSEPVTTMLFDRLPATITLASAAIVVALLIALPLGFVAALREGRLADNVIRVVSQFGISVPDFWMGILLIGLFSTALGWLPSAGYQPFADDPLGWLEHLVLPAITVGVVTGAIMTRYVRSSVLDVVNAPFVTTAKSKGLSTKRVLLDHVGRNALVPVLTISGIQFAGLLGGVIVVEVVFAWPGLGLLVYDSVAARDYPVLQGAILLIAVIFLVVNLVVDILYAVIDPRIRLS
- a CDS encoding ABC transporter substrate-binding protein, producing the protein MTDSADGSMSSSLSRRGFFRVAGVAGTAFLGASALAACGGGSSDTANTIKAAIAGEPDQLDPQKSSSYFTFEVLENVFDTLVEPDDQLQMRPALAESWEISADGRQWDFTLRNGVTFHNGDPLTAADVEYSFRRIIDEELSNAYKLEAIESITALDEHRVRFTVNAPTPNLLTSIGGFKGLAIVNRRNVESGEIATKPVGTGPFSFVSRSPGASIVLASNPDYWGGAPAVDGVHFSFISQGTTAVSALRSGEIDWTDAIPAQQLSILRRDDTLDVGTVVANDYWYVTMNFDATPFADTRVRQAVAYAIDRKSIAQVVGYGTATPNELAIPSTSPWFAPYDRYTAGLDRDAAVAKSKELLRQAGIRGLDMRLMVTTEYPETVTAAQVIASNLGDVGIDVAIEQLDFGAWLDRQAAGDFDALLLGWLGNIDPEDFYYAQHHSEGTSNAQKYSNPRVDALLDSGRTELDVEARKRIYADAASIIADDVSYLYLYNPSSTQAFVKQLQGYVVRSDKAIRFRDARLERS